In Vanrija pseudolonga chromosome 4, complete sequence, a single window of DNA contains:
- the SPAC4F8.11_1 gene encoding putative WD repeat-containing protein: protein MNRFATVLYPSLPASDGPTTNVTPIESARAVSPVEPSPQLPTPLSTRSLYDDPRTTRYVPPSPLPGDDRASALRRDDSPGARSGASTPTNRIRRGPDRSLRINLMQVAASQPKSKGRRPPSVAASGRLTSLARGPGMRYVVGGGQYLRVLEITDPQTGPKSDIAEEPKPSTIRQAGSPFARGPGGSTISEIVNLWKGSWAIGKGVNDVDWGVGAFETKVVTATPSGNFMVFDINRGKLDREVLGGHPRPMNAITFCKSQQYSHLVLTGGTEGQARLWDLRDNEPTNRKYYKHNAPISALTFCPDDPHLFVAGTEAGGLFRYDYRVPNKAVGKIWGAHGSKPVFDLKWKTNGEGHVPTGQGWLASAGGDRTVQIWDMSHSWEKGATPTHALHTAYQIRCVDWRPQHPTELVVVPFNQPLASASAESPSISTTPTPMSIPLSDDIDSSLEVWDVRRHYVAKYALPGYDGNAVAAIWDDDNSIVACYQNGGLVQIDLESRVSPRTIPLETIPRQVVAWSVKNELAYAIDRFKLGEVPFDDVRPEFSGHWQVGRPQHRKGVADPPYEPLQASGTIPLDDGRDREFQYLADQYRLEGEPEAACKWNREVAKICGKEDEARLWDFLQGLIEEFSSAPEGIFNEAVFSQTTTAPVPVPVVNPPSPRRMDSRRASDYAGISLEEGEGIVASDKGSDTESSSSSSMSSGPHTPKKSRFKAFVPPTVVGKSQPPPVRPILGGRSESSATAVPTLGASYPSLLSRSMTKRLTIETPSESDTPNGGEMDYPDPYGIAAALESTMNNRASTSGGGRLTSKSTPQSTRPPSPSEKDRVPDRVVPVRLSSAAVSVVNSARPSVVAVTKDRIQPGTITRLAQGSFPSTEWELYREKRCTALLDWWRSYVEDGEAQLATTVFVVGSIVVDFPQKQAQRVLEAYLGE, encoded by the exons ATGAACCGCTTCGCCACGGTCTTATACCC CTCGCTGCCAGCGTCGGACGGGCCGACAACAAACGTCACGCCcatcgagtcggcgcgcgccgtgtcccccgtcgagccgtcgccgcagcTCCCGACGCCGCTGTCAACAAGATCGCTGTACGACGACCCGCGGACGACACGCTATGTACCCCCATCGCCGTTACCAGGCGACGACCGTGCATCTGCGCTGCGGCGAGACGACTCGCCCGGCGCCAgaagcggcgcgtcgacgccgaccaacCGGATCCGCCGTGGACCGGACCGCAGCCTCCGCATCAACCTCATGCAGGTGGCCGCGTCACAGCCCAAGTCCAAGGGCCGGAGACCACCCAGTGTCGCCGCGAGTGGCCGGctgacgagcttggcgcgcggccCAGGGATGCGCTACGTCGTTGGAGGCGGACAAT ACCTCCGCGTTCTCGAGATTACTGATCCACAAACTGGGCCAAAGAGTGATATTGCTGAGGAACCAAAGCCTTCGACCATCCGCCAAGCAGGATCCCCGTTCGCCCGCGGCCCCGGCGGATCGACCATCAGCGAGATTGTTAATCTCTGGAAGGGGTCATGGGCTATTGGAAAGGGTGTCAACGATGTGGACTGGGGTGTGggag CGTTCGAGACCAAGGTCGTAACGGCAACACCTAGCGGCAACTTCATGGTCTTTGATATCAATCGCGGCAAGCTTG ACCGCGAGGTTCTGGGTGGACACCCTCGCCCCATGAACGCAATTACGTTCTGCAAGTCGCAGCAGTACTCGCACCTCGTGCTCACGGGCGGGACAGAGGGACAGGCGCGGCTCTGGGATCTGCGCGACAACGAGCCGACAAATAGAAAGTACTACAAGCATAATGCGCCGATCAGCGCCTTGACATTCTGCCCTGACGACCCGCACCTCTtcgtcgccggcaccgaggcAGGCGGACTCTTCCGCTACGACTACCGCGTGCCTAACAAGGCTGTGGGTAAGATCTGGGGAGCGCACGGCTCCAAGCCCGTGTTCGACTTGAAGTGGAAGACGAACGGGGAGGGCCATGTGCCAACGGGTCAAGGGTGGCTAGCGAGTGCGGGTGGTGACAGGACGGTCCAG ATATGGGACATGTCGCACTCGTGGGAGAAGGGAGCCACCCCAACACATGCCCTGCATACAGCGTACCAGATCCGATGCGTCGACTGGCGACCTCAGCACCCTACCGAGCTTGTAGTGGTGCCTTTCAACCAACCTCTagcatcggcgtcggccgagtcTCCGAGCATCTCAACAACACCAACACCCATGTCCATCCCCCTATCTGACGACATTGACTCGTCACTGGAGGTCTGGGATGTTCGCCGACACTACGTCGCAAAGTATGCGCTTCCAGGGTACGACGGGAACGCCGTCGCTGCAAtctgggacgacgacaactCGATCGTCGCATGCTACCAGAATGGTGGTCTCGTGCAGATCGACCTGGAGAGCCGCGTGTCGCCAAGGACGATCCCGCTGGAGACAATCCCCCGCCAGGTCGTCGCTTGGAGTGTGAAGAACGAGCTGGCGTACGCGATTGACCGTTTCAAGCTCGGTGAAGTACCGTTTGACGATGT GCGGCCAGAGTTCTCGGGCCACTGGCAAGTGGGCCGTCCCCAGCACCGTAAGGGGGTCGCAGACCCGCCATATGAACCACTCCAGGCGTCAGGTACCATCCCACTGGACGACGGCCGGGATAGAGAGTTCCAATACCTGGCCGATCAATACCGCTTGGAAGGCGAGCCGGAGGCAGCGTGCAAGTGGAACAGAGAGGTTGCCAAAATCTGTggcaaggaggacgaggcccGCCTCTGGGACTTTCTACAAGGCCTCATTGAGGAGTTTTCATCGGCTCCAGAAGGTATCTTCAACGAGGCTGTGTTCTctcagacgacgacggctccGGTCCCCGTTCCAGTAGTCaaccctccctccccacgACGAATGGACAGCAGGCGTGCTTCAGACTATGCGGGCATCTCActcgaggagggcgaagGTATTGTGGCCTCGGATAAGGGTTCCGACACAGAAAGCAGttcgtcctcgtcaatgtcTTCCGGACCACATACCCCGAAGAAATCCCGTTTCAAGGCGTTCGTCCCACCAACAGTAGTGGGCAAGTCGCAGCCGCCTCCGGTCAGGCCGATCCTTGGTGGCCGTAGCGAGTCGTCAGCCACCGCAGTACCGACCTTGGGGGCATCCTACCCGAGCCTCCTTTCGCGATCAATGACAAAGAGGTTAACAATCGAGACACCGAGCGAGTCGGACACGCCAAATGGCGGGGAGATGGACTACCCCGATCCCTATGGCATTGCAGCCGCCCTCGAGTCAACCATGAACAACcgggcgtcgacgagtggGGGTGGCCGGTTGACGTCAAAGTCGACGCCGCAGAGTACTCGTCCTCCATCACCGTCGGAGAAGGATCGAGTACCCGATCGTGTGGTTCCCGTGCGGCTTTCAAGCGCCGCAGTATCTGTGGTTAACAGTGCCCGCCCAtccgtcgtcgctgtcacCAAAGATCGCATCCAGCCGGGAACGATCACGCGCCTGGCTCAAGGATCTTTCCCGTCTACCGAGTGGGAGTTGTATCGGGAGAAGCGCTGCACGGCTCTGCTTGACTGGTGGCGTTCTTACGTGGAGGAT GGCGAGGCACAGCTGGCTACCACCGTGTTCGTTGTCGGGTCGATCGTTGTCGATTTCCCACAGAAACAGGCGCAGCGTGTACTAGAGGCGTACCTCGGTGAGTAG
- the SPAC4F8.11_1 gene encoding putative WD repeat-containing protein, whose amino-acid sequence MNRFATVLYPSLPASDGPTTNVTPIESARAVSPVEPSPQLPTPLSTRSLYDDPRTTRYVPPSPLPGDDRASALRRDDSPGARSGASTPTNRIRRGPDRSLRINLMQVAASQPKSKGRRPPSVAASGRLTSLARGPGMRYVVGGGQYLRVLEITDPQTGPKSDIAEEPKPSTIRQAGSPFARGPGGSTISEIVNLWKGSWAIGKGVNDVDWGVGAFETKVVTATPSGNFMVFDINRGKLDREVLGGHPRPMNAITFCKSQQYSHLVLTGGTEGQARLWDLRDNEPTNRKYYKHNAPISALTFCPDDPHLFVAGTEAGGLFRYDYRVPNKAVGKIWGAHGSKPVFDLKWKTNGEGHVPTGQGWLASAGGDRTVQIWDMSHSWEKGATPTHALHTAYQIRCVDWRPQHPTELVVVPFNQPLASASAESPSISTTPTPMSIPLSDDIDSSLEVWDVRRHYVAKYALPGYDGNAVAAIWDDDNSIVACYQNGGLVQIDLESRVSPRTIPLETIPRQVVAWSVKNELAYAIDRFKLGEVPFDDVRPEFSGHWQVGRPQHRKGVADPPYEPLQASGTIPLDDGRDREFQYLADQYRLEGEPEAACKWNREVAKICGKEDEARLWDFLQGLIEEFSSAPEGIFNEAVFSQTTTAPVPVPVVNPPSPRRMDSRRASDYAGISLEEGEGIVASDKGSDTESSSSSSMSSGPHTPKKSRFKAFVPPTVVGKSQPPPVRPILGGRSESSATAVPTLGASYPSLLSRSMTKRLTIETPSESDTPNGGEMDYPDPYGIAAALESTMNNRASTSGGGRLTSKSTPQSTRPPSPSEKDRVPDRVVPVRLSSAAVSVVNSARPSVVAVTKDRIQPGTITRLAQGSFPSTEWELYREKRCTALLDWWRSYVEDGEAQLATTVFVVGSIVVDFPQKQAQRVLEAYLELLERHRLAVPAAYIRRFAGILEEQTIAAQEGITHILYCAKCGKSTGSLEDTGDKKRFWWCTRCRRGAQKCSVCHESVKGLWMACNKCHHGGHTMCMRKYYLETETTPQHTGRARSTTPPLPRHSLLIQSASQESGLTRKSSDLSHGHESDATIDGLPGVFTNTCPTGR is encoded by the exons ATGAACCGCTTCGCCACGGTCTTATACCC CTCGCTGCCAGCGTCGGACGGGCCGACAACAAACGTCACGCCcatcgagtcggcgcgcgccgtgtcccccgtcgagccgtcgccgcagcTCCCGACGCCGCTGTCAACAAGATCGCTGTACGACGACCCGCGGACGACACGCTATGTACCCCCATCGCCGTTACCAGGCGACGACCGTGCATCTGCGCTGCGGCGAGACGACTCGCCCGGCGCCAgaagcggcgcgtcgacgccgaccaacCGGATCCGCCGTGGACCGGACCGCAGCCTCCGCATCAACCTCATGCAGGTGGCCGCGTCACAGCCCAAGTCCAAGGGCCGGAGACCACCCAGTGTCGCCGCGAGTGGCCGGctgacgagcttggcgcgcggccCAGGGATGCGCTACGTCGTTGGAGGCGGACAAT ACCTCCGCGTTCTCGAGATTACTGATCCACAAACTGGGCCAAAGAGTGATATTGCTGAGGAACCAAAGCCTTCGACCATCCGCCAAGCAGGATCCCCGTTCGCCCGCGGCCCCGGCGGATCGACCATCAGCGAGATTGTTAATCTCTGGAAGGGGTCATGGGCTATTGGAAAGGGTGTCAACGATGTGGACTGGGGTGTGggag CGTTCGAGACCAAGGTCGTAACGGCAACACCTAGCGGCAACTTCATGGTCTTTGATATCAATCGCGGCAAGCTTG ACCGCGAGGTTCTGGGTGGACACCCTCGCCCCATGAACGCAATTACGTTCTGCAAGTCGCAGCAGTACTCGCACCTCGTGCTCACGGGCGGGACAGAGGGACAGGCGCGGCTCTGGGATCTGCGCGACAACGAGCCGACAAATAGAAAGTACTACAAGCATAATGCGCCGATCAGCGCCTTGACATTCTGCCCTGACGACCCGCACCTCTtcgtcgccggcaccgaggcAGGCGGACTCTTCCGCTACGACTACCGCGTGCCTAACAAGGCTGTGGGTAAGATCTGGGGAGCGCACGGCTCCAAGCCCGTGTTCGACTTGAAGTGGAAGACGAACGGGGAGGGCCATGTGCCAACGGGTCAAGGGTGGCTAGCGAGTGCGGGTGGTGACAGGACGGTCCAG ATATGGGACATGTCGCACTCGTGGGAGAAGGGAGCCACCCCAACACATGCCCTGCATACAGCGTACCAGATCCGATGCGTCGACTGGCGACCTCAGCACCCTACCGAGCTTGTAGTGGTGCCTTTCAACCAACCTCTagcatcggcgtcggccgagtcTCCGAGCATCTCAACAACACCAACACCCATGTCCATCCCCCTATCTGACGACATTGACTCGTCACTGGAGGTCTGGGATGTTCGCCGACACTACGTCGCAAAGTATGCGCTTCCAGGGTACGACGGGAACGCCGTCGCTGCAAtctgggacgacgacaactCGATCGTCGCATGCTACCAGAATGGTGGTCTCGTGCAGATCGACCTGGAGAGCCGCGTGTCGCCAAGGACGATCCCGCTGGAGACAATCCCCCGCCAGGTCGTCGCTTGGAGTGTGAAGAACGAGCTGGCGTACGCGATTGACCGTTTCAAGCTCGGTGAAGTACCGTTTGACGATGT GCGGCCAGAGTTCTCGGGCCACTGGCAAGTGGGCCGTCCCCAGCACCGTAAGGGGGTCGCAGACCCGCCATATGAACCACTCCAGGCGTCAGGTACCATCCCACTGGACGACGGCCGGGATAGAGAGTTCCAATACCTGGCCGATCAATACCGCTTGGAAGGCGAGCCGGAGGCAGCGTGCAAGTGGAACAGAGAGGTTGCCAAAATCTGTggcaaggaggacgaggcccGCCTCTGGGACTTTCTACAAGGCCTCATTGAGGAGTTTTCATCGGCTCCAGAAGGTATCTTCAACGAGGCTGTGTTCTctcagacgacgacggctccGGTCCCCGTTCCAGTAGTCaaccctccctccccacgACGAATGGACAGCAGGCGTGCTTCAGACTATGCGGGCATCTCActcgaggagggcgaagGTATTGTGGCCTCGGATAAGGGTTCCGACACAGAAAGCAGttcgtcctcgtcaatgtcTTCCGGACCACATACCCCGAAGAAATCCCGTTTCAAGGCGTTCGTCCCACCAACAGTAGTGGGCAAGTCGCAGCCGCCTCCGGTCAGGCCGATCCTTGGTGGCCGTAGCGAGTCGTCAGCCACCGCAGTACCGACCTTGGGGGCATCCTACCCGAGCCTCCTTTCGCGATCAATGACAAAGAGGTTAACAATCGAGACACCGAGCGAGTCGGACACGCCAAATGGCGGGGAGATGGACTACCCCGATCCCTATGGCATTGCAGCCGCCCTCGAGTCAACCATGAACAACcgggcgtcgacgagtggGGGTGGCCGGTTGACGTCAAAGTCGACGCCGCAGAGTACTCGTCCTCCATCACCGTCGGAGAAGGATCGAGTACCCGATCGTGTGGTTCCCGTGCGGCTTTCAAGCGCCGCAGTATCTGTGGTTAACAGTGCCCGCCCAtccgtcgtcgctgtcacCAAAGATCGCATCCAGCCGGGAACGATCACGCGCCTGGCTCAAGGATCTTTCCCGTCTACCGAGTGGGAGTTGTATCGGGAGAAGCGCTGCACGGCTCTGCTTGACTGGTGGCGTTCTTACGTGGAGGAT GGCGAGGCACAGCTGGCTACCACCGTGTTCGTTGTCGGGTCGATCGTTGTCGATTTCCCACAGAAACAGGCGCAGCGTGTACTAGAGGCGTACCTCG AACTCCTCGAAAGGCACAGACTGGCAGTCCCTGCCGCATACATTCGCCGCTTTGCGGGTATCCTCGAAGAACAAACGATTGCTGCTCAGGAGGGCATCACCCACATCCTGTACTGTGCCAAATGTGGCAAGTCAACAGGGTCACTCGAGGACACGGGCGACAAGAAGCGGTTCTGGTGGTGCACACGCTGTCGACGGGGCGCACAAAAGTGCTCGGTTTG CCACGAGTCTGTGAAAGGACTCTGGATGGCATGTAACAAATGTCACCACGGAGGGCATACA ATGTGTATGCGCAAGTACTACC TGGAGACCGAGACGACACCACAGCACACAGGCCGTGCGAGGTCAACGACGCCACCACTGCCGAGACATTCTCTTCTCATCCAGAGTGCTTCTCAGGAGTCGGGCCTGACGCGCAAGTCGTCCGACCTGTCCCACGGCCATGAGAGCGACGCCACCATTGATGGGCTGCCTGGCGTGTTCACCAACACGTGCCCCACGGG CCGATAG
- the SPAC328.05_1 gene encoding putative RNA-binding protein, producing the protein MDDDRYRDERRRDRDRDDDRESDRGSRRSRDRSLSRERERRRDDRHDDERGARHQRDDDRSRDEERHRRRSRSRSRSRSPRPRRYSTSDRDRERDRDRPLDRSDRSYRPDRDRDRDRDRDRRGMSPTRVDRRSHPGTGFHRADSAGGPMNASHEEAEAHARVSKRENRLYVGNLSYDCTYRDLADFMIGAGGNVIFSEVLVTPAGASKGCGIVEFETTDQARNAKAELADKQFMGRSVFIREDREETARFGAPPIPGKMGMARGEARSFLGGQTPAVGTRNLFVGNLPLQASWQDLKDLMRQAGEVIRADVGVSPDGRPKGNGTVVFADPEAARQAIQLFNGFDWYGSILEVREDRFANMPFRGRGGFRGAAFPVRGGAFGARGGFGRGGFGGGGFAAGANAAPVGYGAGNGNGFGGGGGYGNNFGASAAPTAPAAAPAATSGLKPLSAEPNEQILVRNLPWSTSNEDLVELFETVGNVALAEILFEGEQSKGEGIVQFTETAEAQQAGDRFMGYLYGGRPLDVQFNPQWHSFGGSAARGGEGELAA; encoded by the exons atggacgacgacaggtACCGCGATG agcggcggcgagaccgcgaccgcgacgacgatcgTGAGAGCGACCGtggctcgaggcggtcgcgcgACAGAAGCCTgagccgcgagcgcgagcggagACGCGACGaccggcacgacgacgagcgcggcgcgcgccaccaGCGCGACGATGACAGGAGCAGGGACGAGGAGCGGCACCGC cgccgctctcgctctcgatCCAGGTCGCGTTCCCCCCGACCGCGCAGATACTCGACCAgtgaccgcgaccgcgagcgtGACCGTGACCGCCCGCTGGACCGCTCCGACCGCTCGTACCGCCCCGACCGAGACCGTGACCGTGatcgcgaccgcgaccgccgaGGGATGAGCCCGACccgcgtcgaccgccgcAGCCACCCCGGCACGGGGTTCCAccgcgccgacagcgccggAGGGCCGATGAACGCGTCGCATGAGGAAGccgaggcgcacgcgcgcgtcagcAAGCGCGAGAACAGACTCTACGTCGGCAACCTCAGCTACGACTGCACGTATCGCGACCTGGCGGATTTCATGATTGGAG CCGGAGGGAACGTGATCTTCTCAGAGGTCCTTGTGACCCCAGCAGGCGCCTCAAAAGGCTGCGG CATTGTCGAGTTTGAGACGACCGACCAGGCGCGTAatgccaaggccgagctcgccgataAGCAGTTCATGGGCCGATCAGTCTTCATCcgcgag GACCGCGAGGAGACTGCGCGCTTCGGCGCACCCCCGATCCCAGGCAAGATGGGTATGGCGAGAGGCGAGGCGCGTtccttcctcggcggccagaCGCCGGCCGTTGGCACGCGCAATCTCTTTGTCGGCAAC CTCCCATTACAAGCCTCGTGGCAGGACCTCAAGGACCTGATGCGtcaggcgggcgaggtcatCCGCGCAGATGTTGGTGTGAGCCCCGACGGACGGCCAAAGGGCAATGGGACGGTCGTGttcgccgaccccgaggcagcgcgccaagctATCC AGTTGTTCAACGGGTTTGACTGGTACGGCAGCATCCTCGAAGTCCGCGAGGACCGTTTCGCCAACATGCCGTTccgcgggcgaggtggctTCCGTGGCGCCGCGTTCCCGGTGCGCGGGGGTGCGTttggcgcgcgtggcggctTCGGACggggcggctttggcggtggtggcttcgcggccggcgccaacgCTGCGCCCGTGGGGTACGGCGCCGGGAACGGCAACGGctttggtggtggtggtggctacGGCAACAACTTTGGTGCCTCGGCTGCTCCTACTGCCCCGGCCGCTGCGCCAGCCGCGACGTCCGGGTTGAAACCCTTGTCGGCGGAGCCCAACGAGCAGATTCTCGTACGGAAT CTCCCCTGGTCAACATCCAacgaggacctcgtcgagctgttTGAAACTGTCGGCAACGTTGCCCTCGCCGAGATCCtgttcgagggcgagcagagcaagggcgagggcatTGTGCAGTTTACTGAGACGGCCGAAGCGCAGCAAGCGGGGGACAGATTCATGGGTTATCTCTACGGCGGTCGTCCTCTTG ACGTCCAGTTCAACCCTCAGTGGCACTCGtttggcggctcggcggcgcgtggaggagagggggagcTGG